AATCCCCGCCCCACCACCGCGACCAACTCTTCGATGGCACACGGCTTTCGCAGGTAGACGTCGGCCCCGACCTTGAGCCCTTCGGGCAAACCGCCATCACGCCCGGTCAACATCACAATGTAAAGCCCCTCGAAAGCAGCATTGGCACGGATTTCCCTGCAGGTGTCGATTCCATCCAGGACCGGCATCATGATGTCGAGCACAACCACACCAATGGAATCCCCATCCGCCTGCAACGCCTCAAGGGCTTCCCGACCATTGGCCGCCTCGACAATCCTGTCGGCCCCGAAAATCCGTCCCAGCCATCGAACGAGAGGCTGACGCACCTCTTCCTCGTTGTCATCGACGATCAAGATTCCCGTCATGTCCGTTCTCCACCCTCGACAAGGAGATTGACACCAACAAGGTAACATGCCCAGGGGAAAACTCGCAATCAAATCACCCAAAGCCGCATGATTCGAAAACCGTCGTCGGTCCCGCGCATCAATGATCGTTGGCTACTCCAAGCCATCCAGCAGGCTCAATTGCATATCCTTGTACGAGTCGGGAGAATGAATCGGATAGGCCCCCGAAAAACAGGCATCACAATAACCCCGTCCCTTCCCGCCAACCGCCCGATACAGCCCCTCCAGGGAAATGAAGGCCAATGAATCGGCGGCGATGAAACGACGCATTTCCTCCAGGGTTTGCCGGGCGGCCAACAGTTCGTCCCGGGTCGGGGTATCAATGCCATAATAACAGGGATAGATCGTCGGCGGCGAAGAAATGCGCATGTGGACTTCACGCGCCCCCGCGGCCCGAACCATGTTGACGATCTTCTTGCTCGTCGTCCCGCGGACGATGGAATCGTCCACCAGGATCACCCGTTTGTCCTTCAACAGTTCCCGATTGGCGTTGAGCTTGATCTTGACCCCGAAATGTCGAATCTGCTGCTGCGGTTCGATGAAAGTGCGACCGACATAATGATTGCGGATGATCCCCAGTTCAAAGGGAAGTCCCGTTTCCTGGGCATATCCCA
The sequence above is a segment of the Magnetococcales bacterium genome. Coding sequences within it:
- a CDS encoding response regulator — its product is MTGILIVDDNEEEVRQPLVRWLGRIFGADRIVEAANGREALEALQADGDSIGVVVLDIMMPVLDGIDTCREIRANAAFEGLYIVMLTGRDGGLPEGLKVGADVYLRKPCAIEELVAVVGRGLQHYERHRLLQEEKVLLGNRLHRVEAENDRLQADAIPVVLPVDSDSRGGWTDLVDGVP